The Pseudomonas iranensis genome includes a window with the following:
- the acuI gene encoding acrylyl-CoA reductase (NADPH), which yields MFNAILIDKDDSGYRAKLQQIDEQHLPEGNVSVNVAYSTLNFKDGLAITGSSPVVRKFPMVPGIDLAGTVESSSHADFKAGDRVLLNGWGVGESHWGGLAQKARLNGDWLIPLSEAFTPAQAMAIGTAGYTAMLCILALERHGVTPVHGEVLVTGANGGVGSFAIALLSKLGYRVVASTGRVSEHEYLEQLGAAEIIDRATLSEPGKPLAKERWAAVVDSVGSHTLANACASTRSEGVVAACGLAQGMDFPASVAPFILRGVTLAGINSVTQPKARRIEAWDRLARDLDFSLLQLISQEISLSEALEAAPKLLAGQLRGRVVIDVNR from the coding sequence ATGTTCAACGCCATCCTGATCGACAAAGACGACAGCGGTTATCGCGCCAAGTTGCAGCAAATCGATGAACAGCATCTGCCCGAAGGCAACGTCAGCGTGAACGTCGCGTACAGCACGCTGAATTTCAAAGACGGCCTGGCGATCACCGGCAGCAGCCCGGTGGTGCGCAAGTTCCCCATGGTTCCGGGGATCGATCTGGCGGGGACTGTCGAGTCCAGTTCGCATGCCGATTTCAAGGCGGGCGATCGGGTGCTGCTCAACGGTTGGGGTGTCGGTGAAAGCCACTGGGGCGGACTGGCGCAAAAGGCCCGGCTCAACGGTGACTGGCTGATCCCACTGTCCGAAGCTTTCACCCCGGCGCAAGCCATGGCCATCGGCACCGCCGGCTACACGGCGATGCTGTGCATTCTGGCGCTGGAGCGCCATGGCGTGACGCCGGTTCACGGTGAAGTGTTGGTCACTGGCGCCAACGGCGGGGTCGGCAGCTTTGCCATCGCCTTGCTCAGCAAATTGGGATACCGCGTGGTGGCATCCACCGGCCGCGTGTCCGAGCATGAATACCTGGAGCAATTGGGCGCTGCCGAAATCATTGATCGCGCCACCTTGTCCGAACCGGGCAAGCCATTGGCAAAGGAACGTTGGGCGGCGGTGGTCGATTCGGTCGGAAGCCACACGTTGGCCAACGCTTGCGCGAGCACGCGTTCGGAAGGCGTGGTTGCGGCATGCGGGTTGGCGCAAGGCATGGACTTTCCGGCCTCGGTAGCGCCGTTCATTCTGCGCGGCGTGACGCTGGCTGGAATCAACAGCGTGACCCAGCCCAAAGCACGCCGTATCGAGGCCTGGGACCGACTGGCCAGGGATCTGGATTTCTCTTTATTGCAACTGATCAGTCAGGAAATCAGTTTGAGCGAAGCCCTTGAGGCTGCGCCCAAACTGCTTGCCGGGCAACTGCGGGGCAGGGTGGTGATCGACGTCAATCGTTGA